One Synergistaceae bacterium genomic window carries:
- a CDS encoding cytidine deaminase — protein sequence MLKQRPDWDIYFSQIASVVATRSTCLRRSVGAVLVKNRQILSTGYNGAPKKIVHCDVRGCLRETLNIPSGERHEICRGSHAEINAIAQAAANGIATQGCWLYCTHEPCIYCTKALINAGCERIVYLHSYPDDLARSILKESGIEIVKLNIDDTLNNAHASEKA from the coding sequence ATGTTAAAACAAAGACCCGACTGGGATATATATTTTTCACAAATAGCTTCTGTCGTTGCAACAAGAAGCACTTGTCTAAGGCGCTCTGTCGGAGCAGTACTTGTAAAAAACAGACAAATTTTAAGCACCGGGTATAACGGAGCTCCTAAAAAAATAGTTCACTGCGATGTTAGAGGTTGCTTGCGAGAAACCTTAAATATCCCTTCGGGTGAAAGACATGAAATATGTCGCGGTTCTCATGCTGAAATAAACGCTATTGCACAAGCAGCTGCCAATGGTATTGCAACACAAGGATGTTGGCTATATTGCACTCATGAGCCCTGTATTTATTGTACAAAAGCTCTCATAAACGCGGGATGTGAAAGAATTGTTTACCTCCACTCTTATCCCGACGATTTGGCTCGTTCAATTTTAAAGGAATCGGGAATTGAAATAGTAAAACTAAATATTGATGATACTTTGAACAACGCACACGCTTCTGAGAAGGCTTAG
- a CDS encoding PDZ domain-containing protein: MKLRTISLYLIISLIFVPAAQARPLRYHRPLPARHYYRHRHHLGNRYYRYSGSDWAIAGGTGLLLGMLIANNNSYNERVKTAEKEAYEKKLNDVQDFCDNTVRTEITNVTGLIAKNGLANTTAYLKTHWNERGYSPILDDRSTITVLTVTGLKEDVKLKYTFLKNLNQLKVTTISSEYGVSAEEKASYLEPTPISSFRKYVGFDISESSRDPEGRLLVGIIDSPSPAQMADIRNGDYIVKIDTYDIKNLKVENIGAYVENRAKNGAILKITYSRNNEQQTVALQL, encoded by the coding sequence ATGAAGTTGCGTACAATTTCTCTTTACCTAATAATATCTCTGATTTTTGTTCCAGCGGCTCAAGCAAGACCCTTGAGATATCACAGGCCTTTACCTGCCAGACACTATTATCGACATCGTCATCATTTGGGCAATCGTTACTACAGATACAGTGGATCTGATTGGGCAATAGCTGGTGGCACCGGACTTCTTCTCGGAATGCTTATTGCAAATAATAACTCGTATAATGAACGAGTTAAAACTGCTGAAAAAGAGGCTTACGAAAAGAAATTAAACGATGTACAAGATTTCTGCGATAACACCGTTCGGACAGAAATAACAAACGTAACAGGACTCATTGCTAAAAATGGGCTGGCAAATACAACAGCATACTTAAAAACACACTGGAATGAACGAGGATACTCGCCCATTCTGGATGATCGCTCCACAATAACGGTCCTTACCGTAACTGGTTTAAAAGAAGATGTGAAGCTAAAATATACTTTTTTAAAAAATCTTAATCAGTTAAAGGTTACAACCATTTCCTCAGAATATGGGGTATCTGCAGAGGAAAAAGCTTCCTACTTAGAACCGACGCCTATTTCTTCTTTCAGAAAATATGTGGGCTTTGATATTTCTGAAAGCTCTCGTGATCCAGAGGGGCGATTGCTCGTTGGAATAATTGATAGCCCTTCACCGGCACAAATGGCGGACATTAGAAACGGAGACTACATTGTAAAAATCGATACCTATGACATTAAAAATCTGAAAGTCGAAAACATTGGAGCTTATGTTGAAAATAGGGCTAAAAATGGAGCCATACTAAAAATAACCTATTCTCGTAATAATGAACAGCAAACAGTTGCTCTTCAGCTATAA
- a CDS encoding sensor histidine kinase, translating to MRKNLLLQLTIAVFLPSLGAFLLAWVGFCQFEKTMDSLASSYVQNLARGAAARLESARWDLKPDGMWQPRQKYRPGVGIEGFIAEDLPIPGTFAVFDEFGLLLYGSPNAPMMSVLSNQLLTYGVPSKIRGADGNYYTIAFYPVLNKNLFVLAAVSSKELLGPMVTLTTFWPFMVGMLGLIGIFAVFIMWQKVIMPLKDLEEEISLLKWGEDIPQKNAPEAVTELQKLRAAIVTLAHSAIDKAVLNRRYVTDIVKVQEEERSRISREIHDGPLQDVTAVIQRLRLLATDFDSPEKMRQRLTEAENAALAGVREMREVCNNLTPPWLDLGLAQALTELSERQNAQLGIKINLDLHEVRELPNDVTMAFFRVAQEAVNNSANHANANEITISLRDLGSKILLKIEDDGKGFDVPENIAELRVKGHRGLSNMQERMSLVGGKLTVSSSSKGTTIKCEFPLNT from the coding sequence TTGAGAAAAAATTTATTGCTACAACTAACCATAGCCGTTTTTCTACCGAGCCTCGGAGCATTCCTGTTGGCATGGGTGGGTTTTTGTCAATTCGAGAAAACCATGGACTCTCTAGCCTCTTCTTATGTACAAAATTTAGCTCGTGGTGCAGCGGCAAGGCTTGAATCAGCCCGATGGGATTTAAAGCCGGACGGGATGTGGCAACCGCGGCAGAAATACAGGCCTGGTGTTGGGATAGAAGGATTTATTGCAGAAGACTTGCCCATACCCGGCACATTTGCAGTTTTTGACGAATTTGGACTACTTTTATATGGCTCTCCAAACGCACCAATGATGTCCGTTTTATCAAACCAATTATTGACTTACGGAGTGCCTAGTAAAATACGAGGCGCAGATGGGAACTATTATACGATAGCATTCTATCCAGTTCTTAACAAAAATCTTTTTGTGTTGGCAGCGGTCTCCTCAAAGGAACTTTTAGGACCAATGGTAACTCTAACAACGTTCTGGCCATTTATGGTGGGGATGTTAGGATTGATTGGAATTTTTGCCGTTTTTATAATGTGGCAAAAAGTTATTATGCCGTTAAAAGACCTTGAGGAAGAGATATCTCTACTGAAATGGGGAGAGGATATTCCACAAAAGAATGCCCCTGAAGCCGTTACTGAGCTGCAAAAACTTAGAGCCGCAATAGTAACTTTAGCTCATTCTGCAATAGATAAAGCCGTACTTAATAGAAGATATGTCACAGACATTGTAAAAGTTCAGGAAGAGGAACGCTCAAGGATATCCAGAGAGATTCACGATGGACCTCTACAAGATGTAACTGCTGTGATACAAAGATTGAGACTGCTTGCAACTGATTTTGATTCTCCAGAAAAAATGCGACAGCGGCTCACAGAAGCAGAAAATGCGGCTTTAGCTGGAGTTCGAGAGATGAGAGAGGTCTGCAATAATTTAACACCGCCCTGGCTCGATCTTGGACTTGCTCAAGCTCTAACTGAACTTTCTGAGCGCCAAAATGCTCAATTGGGAATAAAGATAAACCTTGACCTTCATGAAGTGAGAGAACTCCCAAATGACGTCACTATGGCTTTTTTTCGTGTGGCTCAAGAAGCAGTTAATAATAGTGCTAACCATGCCAACGCAAATGAAATTACAATTTCTCTGCGTGACCTTGGAAGTAAAATTCTGCTAAAAATAGAGGATGATGGCAAGGGGTTTGACGTTCCGGAAAATATTGCGGAGCTAAGAGTAAAGGGACATCGAGGGCTTTCAAACATGCAGGAAAGGATGTCTCTTGTAGGTGGGAAACTGACGGTTTCCTCTTCATCTAAAGGAACTACTATCAAGTGTGAGTTCCCATTAAATACATAA
- a CDS encoding response regulator transcription factor produces MSISIILADDHPLTREGMKGYLTKESDFNVVGEYADGDAAWAGIQKYKPQVALLDIRMPGIDGVALARKIKESGIPTASLMLTSYDAQQYVMASLRSGARGYVLKTADMETLSKAIRIVARGGFYLDSEVASAVEEEGGFVPEPVSVREREVLLLAARGLSGKEIATQLFISERTVQTHLASIYDKLGAKNKTEAMLLSLKYGIVTLEELIN; encoded by the coding sequence ATGTCAATTTCAATTATTCTTGCGGATGATCATCCCCTAACAAGAGAGGGAATGAAAGGGTATCTTACCAAAGAATCAGACTTTAACGTGGTAGGAGAATACGCCGATGGCGATGCTGCATGGGCAGGAATACAAAAGTATAAACCACAAGTGGCACTTCTTGACATTCGTATGCCCGGCATAGATGGTGTAGCTTTGGCTAGAAAAATAAAAGAGTCCGGCATACCAACAGCTTCACTCATGCTGACATCTTATGATGCGCAGCAATACGTAATGGCATCATTAAGGTCCGGCGCAAGAGGTTATGTCTTAAAGACAGCAGATATGGAAACCCTTTCAAAAGCTATCCGCATAGTAGCGCGTGGCGGGTTCTATCTCGACAGCGAAGTTGCGAGTGCCGTCGAAGAAGAGGGTGGCTTTGTCCCGGAACCTGTATCGGTAAGAGAACGTGAAGTCTTATTGTTGGCGGCAAGAGGTCTATCAGGCAAAGAAATTGCTACACAACTTTTTATTAGCGAACGAACGGTACAGACGCACCTTGCTTCCATATACGATAAATTAGGAGCCAAAAACAAAACGGAAGCAATGCTCCTATCATTAAAATATGGGATAGTAACTCTCGAAGAACTTATCAATTGA